The Halorussus rarus genome includes the window ACGCCGTGCAACGTCCACCTCGACGACGTGGCCGCGTCGGCGTACGACGGCGTCGACGACGCGGGCGGGATGCCCATCGAGTTCGGCACCATCACCATCTCCGACGCTATCTCGATGGGGACCGAGGGGATGCGGGCCTCGCTGATTTCGCGGGAGGTCATCGCCGACTCGGTCGAACTGGTCGCGTTCGGCGAGCGCATGGACGGCCTCGTCACGGTGGCGGGCTGCGACAAGAATCTGCCGGGGATGATGATGGCCGCCATCCGGACCGACCTCCCGTCGGTCTTCCTCTACGGCGGGTCCATCATGCCCGGCGAGCACGAGGGGAGGGAGGTCACCGTCCAGAACGTCTTCGAGGGCGTCGGCGCGGTCGCAGAAGGCGAGATGAGCGAGGAGGAACTCGACGACCTCGAGCGCCACGCCTGCCCCGGCGCGGGCTCCTGCGGCGGGATGTTCACCGCGAACACGATGGCGTCGGTCTCGGAGGCGCTGGGCCTCGCGCCGCTCGGGAGCGCGGGCGCGCCCGCCGAGTTCGACGAGCGCTACGAGGTCGCCGAGCGCGCCGGCGAGCTCGCGCTCGACTGCATCGAGAACGACCGCAGGCCCTCCGACATCCTCGAGAAGCGGTCGTTCGAGAACGCCATCGCGCTCCAGGTCGCCGTCGGCGGGTCGACCAACGGCGTGCTCCACCTGCTCGCGCTGGCCGCCGAGGCCGGAATCGGCCTCGACATCGGCGAGTTCGACGAAATCTCCCGTCGGACGCCCAAGATAGCCAACCTCCAGCCCGGCGGCGAGCGCGTGATGTACGACCTCTACCGGCAGGGCGGCGTCCCGGTCATCATCCGGCGGCTCGTCGAGGCGGGGCTGTTCGACGGCGACGCGATGACGGTCACGGGCCGGACGATCTCTGAGGAACTGGAACACCTCGACCTGCCCGACGACGACGAGGTCGACGCGGAGTTCATCCGGCCGGTCGACGACCCCTTCCACGAGGAGGGCGCCATCAAGATCCTCCGGGGCAACCTGGCGCCCGACGGCGCGGTCCTGAAGGTCACCGGCGAGGACGACTTCCACCACGAGGGGCCGGCCCGGGTCTTCGAGAACGAGGAGGACGCGATGAAGTACGTCCAGGAGGGTCACATCGAGTCGGGCGACGTCATCGTCATCCGGAACGAGGGCCCCCGCGGCGGCCCCGGCATGCGCGAGATGCTCGGGGTCACCTCCGCGGTCGTCGGCGCGGGCCACGAGGACGACGTGGCGATGGTGACCGACGGTCGGTTCTCGGGCGCGACCCGCGGGCCGATGATCGGCCACGTGGCGCCGGAGTCGTTCTCGGGCGGTCCCATCGCGGCGGTGGAGGACGGCGACCGCGTCACCATCGACATCCCCGACCGGACCCTGGACGCGGAGCTCTCGGACGACGAGATCGAGTCGCGCCTCGACGCCCGCGACGACCCGGAGCCGGCCTACCAGAACGGCGTACTGGCGAAGTACGGCGCGACGTTCGGGTCGGCCGCGAACGGCGCGGTGACGAACCCGGGCGTGCGGCGGAACGGGGAGTAGCGAAGTCGGGCGCGGACCGGAGACGGAAGTATCGGAGACCCGCCTACGCTCGCCACTCTTCTGCCAGCAGTCCGAACCGGAGCAGATCGACGAACTCGCCGTCGACGTACGCCTCCTCGCGGAAGACGCCTTCCCGCTCGAATCCCAGTTTCTCCAGCACACGGACCGACGCCTCGTTGGATGCGAACGACTTCGCGGTCACCTTGTGGAGGCCGAGGCGGTCGACCCCGTGGCCGAGGACCGTCCGGGCCGCGTCGGTGGCGTAGCCGTTGCCTTGCGCGGCGGGCGCGACCCAGTAGGCGAGCTCCGCCCGCCGGTATGTCGCGTCGTTGGGCTTCTCTCGGATGAGGTAGACCTGGCCGACCCTGTCGCCGTCGGCGAAGACCACAAGCGCGAGGGTGTCGTCCCTCCGGCCGAGCGTGCCGCCGAGTCGGCGGCGGACGTCGTCGGGACCCGACGGCGCGGTGACGCTCCGCGTCGCGCGCACGTCGGGGTCGTTCTCGTGATCGAGCAGGAAGTCCACGTCGGACTCGTCGGGGACGCGAAGCGTCACGCGGTCGCCGTCGAGGAACGTCGGTCCGGGCATCGTGGTCGACCAGTCGGCCGGCCGAGCAATAAATGAAAGCCATCCGACCGGACGGCGACCGAGTCGGGGCGACTCTGCCCGAACCGCCGCGACGGCCGAGATAGGTGATTTCAAATCGGCCGTCGGCGTCGTTCCGGACGTGACTCCGCGAACGTTCACTCACGACGTCGAGGTCCAGTTCCGGGACCTCGACACCCGCGCGCACGTCAACCACGTCGTCTACGCCGCCTACTTCGAGCGGGCGAAGGAGCGCCTGTTCGAGGAGGTGCTGGGCGTCCCGCTGTCGGAGGCACCCACCGTCGTGCGGTCGCTGGAGGTCGACTACGTGGCGCCCATCGGCCCCGACCGGACCGTCACGGCGGCGCTCGGGCCCATCGAGACCGGCGAGACCAGTCTCACCATCGAGTACGAGCTCCGTGACGGCGACGACGTCGCGGCGACGGGTCGGACGGTGTCGGTCTACCTCGGCGAAGACGGTCGACCGGCGTCGCTGCCGACGGCCTGGCGGGAGGCGCTCGCGACGTACGATTCGGAGAGTGATGGGGAGTAGCTCGAGTAGGAGTAACTTCCGGACGCGATGGGCGAGAACGCCAAGCGCAAGCCGATAGATTAAGCGGGGGCTTCCACATCAAGGTAGCCGGTACCGGCCAGAGAAGCTCGTACTCGTCGGTCTCGGGATACCACCGACCATCAACCACGTCCAGCACCTCGGTCACCGACACCCTCGTAATCTCTAGCGGCTCCCACCCACTCGACACCACCGAGGGATACAGCACGACGACGCCACAGTGGTGGCTTTCGTGCCGGAGCGACCGGAGGAGATGGAGGTTGAACCGCAAGACGCCCAGCGGACCGCCGGTACCCGACGGAACCAGGGTTGGACCGTTCCATCGACGTTTTGCGAGCGAGGTACTCGCAGAGTATCTCACGCAGTAGAAGGTTGTAGTGGGACCGCCGAGGTCCGCGTGCCGGTTTCTGCGCATGCCGATGCGAGTTTCGTACTGCTGGGGGAGTAGGGATTCATGATTACTCAAGATCGTCGAGGTAGCTCCGGCGGGACTCCATCCGGCGAAGCTTCTCGGGGTGGTCGTAGTGCGCCCGAATCGTCTCCGGGGTCGCGTTCACCTTCTCCGCAAGCGCCTCAGGCGGCCAATCACAATCGCGATGCCAGGTGATCGATCCGGTGCGGATCTTGTGGGGTGACCGCGCGGACGGACACCGCTGCTCGCGACCGTGCTCGAGCGCCTCGCAATCGTCCGGATCGCGGTCGTGGGGGCACGTCCCGTACCGGCAGGGCTGGGTCTTGATGTAGAACCGCCGCCGAATCGCACCCTTCGTAAATCGCCCATTGCCCTTCTTCGACGCGAACAGTGGTCGACGGCCGTAGTCGTCGGTGACGTTCGGCCGGTTCACCTCGATGTAGTCCCGGAGAATTTCAGCAAGGTCGCCGTTCAGCGAGACTGGACGTTCGCCCTCCTCTTTGTTCTTCAGCGGCGTCTCAGTCTCCGGGCGATGCCGGAAGAAGATGAACGGGACGCTCACCTCGTCCAAGAGGGACTCCACGTCGTTCTGGTCGGGGGTCTTGAACAGGCCCGCCTCGTCGAGGTCCTCCTCGTGGGCGAGGCGTTCGAGGTCACTCTTATCGAGATAGCAGTCCTGGACGTCGAGCGCTCGGAGCGCCCCAAGGCGGCAGCCCGTCCGCCACGCCGTGACGAACAGGGCGTGGTCGGTGCTGGCCCACTCGTAGCGCTCCAGTTGCTCCATTATCGTGTCCGCACGGGCCGCCGGGAGCTTCTCCTCGTTCGCGCGCTCGGCCTTCGAAAGTTCCGGCACGTCGAGGCTCGCCGCGACACCTCTCTCAACTGCTTCGATGTCCTCGCAGAACGCGAGGAACAACCGGAGCGTCCCGAGTTGGTTGTTCAGCGTCGTGATGCTGAGGTCCTGACCACGCCGATGCGTGTCGAAGCGGAAGAGGTCGCGACCGTCGAGCTCGTTCAGGTTCTCGATGTCCTCGCGCTCGCACCACTCGACGAACTGGTTGATGCGGTATCCGTAGCTCTTGACGGACTCGGCCGCCTTCTCCGACCGCTGACGTTCGAGCCACATCTCCATCGCCTCTCGGGGGCCGAGGGGTTGGAGATCGTCCTCACTCATCCAGCATCGCCTCCTTGGCGTTCTTCACCCGGCGGAACTCTGCCTCGCTGCCGCCGTGATCGGGGTGTCTCTCCTGAACCTGCTGGCGGAACGCTCGCCGAACCTCATCGGGAGTAGCATTCCGGTCGACGCCCAACACCATGTGGGGCGGCTGTTCGTCGACAACGAGCTCGGAGTCACCGGAGGGGAGTCGTGCGTTGGCGAACTCGGATGCACCGGTCTCGACCGGACGCTGCTCCATCTTGCGCTTCTCGTGGACGTAGAGGTAGAGCGTCCGGACGTTGTCGCGGAGTCGCGAGTAAGCGTCGCAGGCAACCGCGAACTGCTTCCCGTTCATCGTCCAGCGGACGACCGCACCGGGGTCGTCCGGCGAGGCGTCGGCGTAGGGGTACTTCGGGTTCTGCGACTGGTGAAGCGCCGCCGTCGAGAGATTCCAGTCTCCGACGTCCATTCGCTCAAGCTCTGTCTCGAGGTCATCGATGGACTCCCGGAGAGTCGTGCCGTAGTGGTTGTTCCGCGTCCGCTCGGCGGGGTCGGTCCGCTCGAACCCCTTCGGCCAATCGAGACCCGTCACGCCGACCCCTCCGTCGCGGTCTCGCCCTCGATGATCTGTTCCGCTGCGCTCCGCTCGCCGTTGTCGTCCGTAGTCTCAGGCATCGTTCATCCTCGTCGTGGTCTGCGTCCCGCAGATACGGCACTCGCTAACCCGGTACGGTTCGCGCGAAAACTCCGCGTTCTCGCGGCGCTCACTCTCGGTCCGAATCTCCACCGCCACCTCGTGCGGCGTCTCACGCTCGCAGTCGTCGCACTCCTCCAGCATCGCCGAGAAGACCGCCGAACTGTCGGCCTCAGCGGTCGACCTCATCGGTACTCTCCCACGGGGAACTGCTCGCGCGCCGACGCGATGACCGCCGTCAGCGCCTCGACGTCCGACGACCGCGTCACCTCGCTCGCCCGCTGGTCGTACTCGATGACGCCCATCTCGTCCAGCTTCGGTAGGTGCGTCTGGTGGAGCGCCGACCGGACCGTCTTCTTCTGACGGGCCGAGACAATGTCCGGCTCGACGTCGAACTCCAGCGAGGCGATGTAGATGGTGAGCTCACCGACGCTCACCGTCTCGCCCGGCTCCAAGTCCGCCAGGTACTCCGCGACGTGCCGGCGCCGACTGTTCCGGAGCAGCTGGAACGCCTCGTCGAACGTCACCTCGGGTTCCGGCGCCGGACCACTCAGCGGCGACCAGTCGGACACTCGGCTCGTCACGGCGCCGAGCATCATGGCGCATCACCTCCCGGGAGCGCGTCCTCGCCACGGACGACGGGGTCGAGGCCCTCGTCCGCGGGGAAGTGGACCTTCTCGCCGTTCGGCGGCGCGACGATCTCCGAGTGCTCCTTGTCGACCGGGATCCAGTATCCGCCGAACGGGTGATAGTCGGGGTCGATACCGACGTGGAGGTAGCCCTGCGCGTCCGCCACGGGTTCGACCGCGTCGACCAGGTGCTCCGGGACGTAGCAGCTGTATTCGGCGTCCGCTGCTTCGCCGACTCGGATCACCTCCAGCTTGAAGGCGTACCGTTCATCGTCGGCGAGGTAGAGCACCGCGTCACCGTCCGGGGTTTCGACTTCCGGCACGCAGTCGATGACCGCTTTCTCTTCGAGCTCGTCTTCGTCGAGATGCACGGCATCGACAGTCCACTCGCCGGTCCCCCATCCGACGGTGGCTACGAGGACACCGTCTTCGTAGTCCTGATGGACCGCTATCGCGGTATCGTAGGCGTCTCGGAACTCCATCCGTTCGCCGTTCAGCTTGACCGCGATGCCGGTTCCGTTGCCGAACTCGTGGTGCGGTCTGAGTTCGCCCTCCTGACTCGGAACCCCGCCGTCGGTCGCGGGACTCACGCCGACCCCTCCTGGTGGACGTCCCGGTAGGTGCCGACAGGCGTGACGAGTTCGAGCTGGTCGCGCTCGTGGGTCTCGCCGGTCTGCTTGTTCAGGAGGTCGTGGAACACCCCGTCGGTGTCGTAGTGGCGCGCGCAGGTCTCGCACCAGAAGTGGTGGTTCGTCGGCTCCCAGTTGCGGTGGCCGTTGGGACACACCCACTTCCACCGATCTACCTCATCGTCGAGATGAATTCGCTCCGACATCCGACTCGGGCTGACGAACCCACCTGTAAAAGGCCGAATCCTCGTCCGAAGCGGAAGTGAAACTGTAACTCGTGCGCGCCGACGAGTTTCGAATCGTCGGCGCGGCGATGCAGACCGTCGGTCGGGGCTTTCAAGACCCCGCGTAGCGATTGCGTACATGGCTTCCGTACCTCAGTTACGGAGGCTCACGCGGACCCGATGGCCCAAACATCGGGGTCCGCTTTCTGAGGACCCATCGGCGAGCGACGGGTCCGCGATTTTGTCTCCGTGATTAGCGGATGTTCATGCCACCGTAATAAAACTTGAGCATTTTATGGCTCAATTGAGCCTAATAATGTCGCACAGATAGACATATCGTCAAAGGTAATAAACAGTGGTCTGAGTTTCTTTTACGATGTCGAGAGGGCCGGAGTGGAAGAATAGCGCCACTGAACCAACTCTAAAATTTCTGGAAGAGCATGATCTTGCCCTCTCCGCTACGGCGATTCACTATAATTTAGAGCAACTACTACAGCGTCCTCCGTCTCGGTCAACGATTACACGGGCACTCAAAGGATTACGAGATACTGGCTTAGTAGAACAACCTCATGGTTCGCTCTATCAAATTACCAACAAAGGTCGGAAATATCTTGCTGGTGACCTTGACGAGAGCGAGTTAGAAAGTGACAGATGATTAATTAGATATATGCGAGTGAGGATAGAATGCGTATAAGGGATTATTTTACCTTCGGTCGGCCAGAAGGTACTGCTGTTGCAATCTTCTTGCAATCTGTTCCGATCTTTTTCGCCTTACTACCCGGAAGTCCACCAATTATTAAGTGGCCTTTTGGTCAGAAAATTGCTGTTTTAGTGTCCTCGTCAGTAGCTCTTCTCTTAGCCTATGCCCTATATCGGACTATTGACCAAATTTCCCAATCCCTTCTCTCCATTGAGATGCAGAAAAGGAGTAACAAACTGATCTCGGTCGGACTTTATTCTATCGTTGGTTTGTGCTCGGCTATTATTGCGTATCTCTTGTTCATTTTCCCCACGAATGTTCATGTACCGGTTGGCCTTGATGATTACACAACTGGAGCTGCAATGGGCCTTCTCTATTCGGAGTATATTGCACTACCACAGGCAGTACGGATAAAGGCGTCAGTAAACGGTGAACAACGAAATCAAATGATTAGTAAATTTCTCTCAGATATAGAGAAGCTCCAAGTAGAATCTGGGAGCGAATTAGATGGCGTTTCTGAATCAATTAGTGAGTTAGGAGACGAAATCATAACTGAAATTGAAGAGGAGCCGATATCCGGGAAAGGTTCCTTGCATACCTATTTGAAAGATTGGCTTGCCGATTTCGATGAGGCACGGAATCTTCCCCAAGAGAGGAAATTGGTGGACCCAGACGAAGATAATCGTATCGA containing:
- the ilvD gene encoding dihydroxy-acid dehydratase, with the protein product MSEKPADLPSTEVTEGVERAPHRSMFRAMGYDDEDLSSPMVGVANPAADITPCNVHLDDVAASAYDGVDDAGGMPIEFGTITISDAISMGTEGMRASLISREVIADSVELVAFGERMDGLVTVAGCDKNLPGMMMAAIRTDLPSVFLYGGSIMPGEHEGREVTVQNVFEGVGAVAEGEMSEEELDDLERHACPGAGSCGGMFTANTMASVSEALGLAPLGSAGAPAEFDERYEVAERAGELALDCIENDRRPSDILEKRSFENAIALQVAVGGSTNGVLHLLALAAEAGIGLDIGEFDEISRRTPKIANLQPGGERVMYDLYRQGGVPVIIRRLVEAGLFDGDAMTVTGRTISEELEHLDLPDDDEVDAEFIRPVDDPFHEEGAIKILRGNLAPDGAVLKVTGEDDFHHEGPARVFENEEDAMKYVQEGHIESGDVIVIRNEGPRGGPGMREMLGVTSAVVGAGHEDDVAMVTDGRFSGATRGPMIGHVAPESFSGGPIAAVEDGDRVTIDIPDRTLDAELSDDEIESRLDARDDPEPAYQNGVLAKYGATFGSAANGAVTNPGVRRNGE
- a CDS encoding GNAT family N-acetyltransferase yields the protein MPGPTFLDGDRVTLRVPDESDVDFLLDHENDPDVRATRSVTAPSGPDDVRRRLGGTLGRRDDTLALVVFADGDRVGQVYLIREKPNDATYRRAELAYWVAPAAQGNGYATDAARTVLGHGVDRLGLHKVTAKSFASNEASVRVLEKLGFEREGVFREEAYVDGEFVDLLRFGLLAEEWRA
- a CDS encoding acyl-CoA thioesterase, which encodes MTPRTFTHDVEVQFRDLDTRAHVNHVVYAAYFERAKERLFEEVLGVPLSEAPTVVRSLEVDYVAPIGPDRTVTAALGPIETGETSLTIEYELRDGDDVAATGRTVSVYLGEDGRPASLPTAWREALATYDSESDGE
- a CDS encoding tyrosine-type recombinase/integrase; amino-acid sequence: MSEDDLQPLGPREAMEMWLERQRSEKAAESVKSYGYRINQFVEWCEREDIENLNELDGRDLFRFDTHRRGQDLSITTLNNQLGTLRLFLAFCEDIEAVERGVAASLDVPELSKAERANEEKLPAARADTIMEQLERYEWASTDHALFVTAWRTGCRLGALRALDVQDCYLDKSDLERLAHEEDLDEAGLFKTPDQNDVESLLDEVSVPFIFFRHRPETETPLKNKEEGERPVSLNGDLAEILRDYIEVNRPNVTDDYGRRPLFASKKGNGRFTKGAIRRRFYIKTQPCRYGTCPHDRDPDDCEALEHGREQRCPSARSPHKIRTGSITWHRDCDWPPEALAEKVNATPETIRAHYDHPEKLRRMESRRSYLDDLE
- a CDS encoding J domain-containing protein, which translates into the protein MTGLDWPKGFERTDPAERTRNNHYGTTLRESIDDLETELERMDVGDWNLSTAALHQSQNPKYPYADASPDDPGAVVRWTMNGKQFAVACDAYSRLRDNVRTLYLYVHEKRKMEQRPVETGASEFANARLPSGDSELVVDEQPPHMVLGVDRNATPDEVRRAFRQQVQERHPDHGGSEAEFRRVKNAKEAMLDE
- a CDS encoding DUF7835 family putative zinc beta-ribbon protein; protein product: MLEECDDCERETPHEVAVEIRTESERRENAEFSREPYRVSECRICGTQTTTRMNDA
- a CDS encoding DUF7344 domain-containing protein — translated: MMLGAVTSRVSDWSPLSGPAPEPEVTFDEAFQLLRNSRRRHVAEYLADLEPGETVSVGELTIYIASLEFDVEPDIVSARQKKTVRSALHQTHLPKLDEMGVIEYDQRASEVTRSSDVEALTAVIASAREQFPVGEYR